A window from Chryseobacterium vaccae encodes these proteins:
- the rfbA gene encoding glucose-1-phosphate thymidylyltransferase RfbA — protein MKGIILAGGSGTRLYPLTIAVSKQLMPVYDKPMIYYPLSTLLLAGIKDILIITTPHDQPGFIKLLGDGSQIGCNIEYVVQPSPDGLAQAFILGEQFIGNDSAALVLGDNIFYGSEMGTLLKNKTNPDGGVVFAYHVSDPERYGVVEFDADLKAVSIEEKPLQPKSNYAVPGLYFYDNEVVEIAKNIQPSARGELEITDVNNVYLSKGKLEVGVLDRGTAWLDTGTFDSLHDASEFVSVIEKRQGFKIGCIEEIAFRNKFINEEKLLETATKYGKSGYGEYLKQLIKK, from the coding sequence ATGAAAGGAATCATATTAGCCGGAGGCTCCGGAACCAGACTTTACCCTCTTACGATTGCCGTGAGCAAGCAGCTGATGCCTGTTTATGACAAACCTATGATCTATTACCCGCTTTCCACCTTATTATTAGCAGGAATCAAAGATATCCTGATTATCACCACACCACATGATCAGCCGGGGTTTATTAAACTATTAGGTGATGGCTCCCAGATCGGGTGTAATATAGAATATGTGGTACAACCAAGCCCGGACGGACTTGCACAGGCTTTCATTCTGGGTGAGCAGTTTATAGGAAATGATTCTGCCGCATTGGTACTGGGGGATAATATATTTTACGGCTCGGAAATGGGAACATTACTGAAGAACAAAACTAATCCCGACGGAGGAGTAGTCTTCGCTTATCACGTTTCTGATCCTGAAAGATATGGTGTTGTAGAGTTTGACGCTGACTTAAAAGCAGTTTCTATTGAAGAAAAGCCTTTACAGCCTAAATCAAACTATGCCGTTCCCGGACTTTATTTCTATGATAACGAAGTGGTGGAAATCGCAAAGAACATTCAACCTTCTGCAAGAGGAGAGCTGGAGATCACCGACGTTAATAACGTATATTTAAGCAAAGGAAAACTTGAAGTAGGTGTCCTTGACAGAGGAACTGCCTGGCTGGATACCGGAACTTTTGACTCTCTTCATGATGCTTCCGAATTCGTAAGCGTTATTGAAAAAAGACAGGGTTTCAAAATTGGATGTATAGAGGAAATTGCTTTCAGAAATAAATTCATCAATGAAGAAAAGCTTCTTGAAACCGCAACAAAATATGGTAAAAGCGGTTACGGTGAATACCTGAAGCAGCTGATCAAAAAATAA
- the rfbB gene encoding dTDP-glucose 4,6-dehydratase has product MKNIIITGGAGFIGSHVVREFVKNNPDTTIINLDALTYAGNLENLKDIENEPNYVFEKADITKPEELRKVFEKYNPDAVVHLAAESHVDRSITDPMAFINTNVNGTANLLNLCKEFWTLNPDHTHGRFPDEKRTNLFYHVSTDEVYGSLGETGFFLETTSYDPQSPYSASKAASDHLVRAYGNTYGMPFIVSNCSNNYGPNHFPEKLIPLCISNIINERPLPIYGDGKYTRDWLFVIDHAKAIHQIFNEAKTGETYNIGGFNEWQNIDLVKELIKQMDAKLGKPEGHSEKLITFVKDRPGHDKRYAIDATKLNKDLGWKPSVTFEEGLGKTIDWYLENKEWLENVTSGDYQKYYENQYN; this is encoded by the coding sequence ATGAAAAATATAATCATTACAGGAGGTGCCGGATTTATCGGCTCCCATGTCGTAAGAGAATTTGTAAAAAACAATCCGGATACTACAATCATCAATCTTGATGCACTTACCTATGCCGGAAATCTGGAAAATCTGAAGGACATAGAAAATGAACCTAATTATGTTTTCGAAAAGGCTGATATTACCAAGCCTGAAGAATTAAGAAAAGTATTTGAAAAATACAATCCGGATGCTGTTGTCCATTTAGCTGCCGAGAGCCATGTAGACAGAAGCATTACAGATCCTATGGCCTTCATCAACACCAACGTGAACGGCACAGCCAATCTTCTGAATCTGTGTAAAGAATTCTGGACACTGAATCCTGATCATACCCATGGAAGATTCCCGGATGAAAAAAGAACCAATCTATTCTATCATGTTTCTACAGATGAAGTATACGGAAGTTTAGGAGAGACAGGATTCTTCTTAGAAACCACTTCTTATGATCCGCAATCTCCGTATTCAGCATCAAAAGCAGCTTCAGATCATTTGGTAAGAGCCTACGGAAACACGTACGGAATGCCGTTCATCGTTTCCAACTGCTCCAATAACTATGGTCCGAATCATTTTCCTGAAAAACTGATTCCTCTTTGTATTTCCAATATCATTAATGAAAGACCTTTACCTATTTACGGTGACGGCAAATATACAAGAGACTGGCTGTTTGTGATTGATCACGCCAAAGCCATCCACCAGATCTTCAATGAAGCCAAAACGGGAGAAACCTATAATATCGGAGGCTTCAACGAATGGCAGAATATTGATCTTGTAAAGGAACTGATTAAACAGATGGATGCTAAATTAGGAAAGCCTGAGGGGCACTCTGAGAAACTGATTACTTTTGTAAAAGACAGACCGGGACATGATAAACGTTACGCTATTGACGCCACCAAACTTAACAAGGACCTAGGATGGAAACCTTCCGTAACTTTTGAAGAAGGACTGGGTAAAACCATCGACTGGTATCTTGAAAATAAAGAATGGCTTGAAAACGTAACCAGCGGTGACTACCAGAAGTATTACGAAAATCAATATAACTAG
- a CDS encoding UDP-glucose dehydrogenase family protein → MNITIVGTGYVGLVTGTTLAELGNSVYCVDIDEKKVEGMKNGIVPIYEPNLEEMFLRNIQSERLFFTTNLKEALDKSEVVYLALPTPPGEDGSADLSYVLHVANNIGELMTEYKVIVNKSTVPVGTADRVREVISSKTNIPFDVVSNPEFLREGFAVEDSMNPSRVVVGASSDRAKDIMSKIYQPFTNTGIPIIFMDEKSSELTKYASNSFLAVKITFMNEIANYCEKVGADVDKVRLGMGSDDRIGHRFLFPGIGYGGSCFPKDVKALIKSGKQEDFNFQILEATENVNTSQKVILVSEIEKYFGGDIKGKKIAMWGLAFKANTDDIREASSLDNIALLLEKGAEIVAYDAVAENNVQKLLGSNIQYAKGMYDALEGADALFIATEWPEFKNPNFELMAKKMKNKVIFDGRNMYPLEVPEQNGFYYKSIGRKTIENK, encoded by the coding sequence TTGAATATAACGATTGTAGGAACGGGTTATGTTGGGCTGGTTACAGGAACTACCCTGGCAGAACTCGGCAATTCAGTATACTGTGTTGATATTGATGAAAAAAAAGTAGAAGGTATGAAAAACGGCATTGTTCCCATCTATGAGCCGAACCTTGAAGAAATGTTCTTAAGGAACATACAGTCTGAAAGGTTGTTTTTCACCACCAATCTCAAAGAAGCTTTAGACAAAAGCGAAGTTGTTTATCTGGCATTGCCTACCCCTCCGGGAGAAGACGGTTCCGCAGATCTTTCCTATGTACTTCATGTTGCGAACAACATTGGAGAGTTGATGACAGAATATAAAGTAATTGTTAATAAAAGTACCGTTCCTGTTGGAACTGCCGATAGAGTAAGAGAAGTAATTTCCTCAAAAACCAACATTCCTTTTGATGTAGTTTCCAATCCCGAATTTTTAAGGGAAGGTTTTGCGGTAGAAGACTCTATGAACCCATCAAGGGTCGTTGTAGGAGCAAGCTCTGACAGAGCGAAAGACATCATGTCTAAAATCTATCAGCCATTTACCAATACGGGAATCCCGATCATCTTTATGGATGAAAAATCATCGGAACTGACAAAATATGCATCCAATTCATTCCTCGCAGTAAAAATTACGTTTATGAATGAGATTGCTAACTATTGTGAAAAAGTAGGAGCAGATGTGGACAAAGTAAGACTGGGAATGGGAAGTGACGACAGAATCGGACATCGGTTTTTATTCCCGGGAATCGGATATGGCGGCAGCTGCTTTCCTAAAGATGTGAAAGCGCTGATTAAATCCGGAAAGCAAGAAGATTTTAATTTCCAGATTCTAGAAGCGACAGAAAACGTCAATACTTCACAGAAAGTTATTCTGGTTTCAGAAATTGAAAAATATTTCGGAGGAGATATTAAAGGTAAAAAGATTGCCATGTGGGGGTTAGCCTTCAAAGCCAATACAGACGACATCAGAGAAGCATCATCTTTAGACAATATTGCTCTTCTGCTGGAGAAAGGCGCGGAAATTGTAGCTTACGATGCTGTAGCTGAAAATAACGTTCAGAAACTTCTAGGCAGCAACATTCAATATGCAAAAGGAATGTATGATGCCTTGGAGGGCGCTGATGCTTTATTCATCGCCACTGAATGGCCGGAATTCAAAAATCCTAATTTTGAGCTCATGGCTAAAAAAATGAAAAATAAAGTTATTTTTGACGGAAGAAATATGTACCCGCTGGAAGTTCCGGAACAAAATGGGTTTTATTATAAAAGTATAGGAAGAAAGACCATAGAAAATAAATAG
- the nusA gene encoding transcription termination factor NusA, producing MDNIALIESFGDFKDEKGISKIDLMAIIEDSLKTLLRKRFDSDDHFDVIVNPDKGDFQIFLNKTIVEDEMSEDDDLEIEISEAKKIDPTFEVGEDFTMEIPVAQLGRRNILTLKQILATKLQEHNNAMLYEQFRDKIGEIVVGEIHHIRHKHVILLDDEGNEFILPKENQIPSDFFKKGENIRAIVETVDFKGSKPQIIISRTAPKFLEKLLELEIPEIQDGTIMLKKVVRIPGEKAKIAVDAYDDRIDPVGACVGVKGSRIHGVVRELRNENIDVIQWSKNPEILVKRALGNVTINKIDINEEQNYALVYTPVEEISKVIGKQGQNIRLASWLTGYEIDVYRESSEDDDVELREFNDDIEQWILDEFKKVGLTTAKSVLDKDTESLLNMVDLEEETIEEVKRILREEFED from the coding sequence ATGGATAATATAGCGTTGATTGAATCCTTTGGTGATTTTAAAGACGAAAAAGGGATCAGTAAGATTGATCTTATGGCAATTATTGAAGATTCACTGAAAACTCTTTTGAGAAAGAGATTTGATTCAGATGATCACTTTGATGTAATTGTAAACCCGGATAAAGGAGATTTTCAGATATTTTTAAATAAAACCATCGTAGAAGACGAAATGTCTGAAGACGATGATCTTGAAATTGAAATCTCTGAAGCAAAGAAAATCGATCCTACTTTTGAAGTAGGTGAAGATTTTACCATGGAGATTCCTGTTGCTCAGTTAGGAAGAAGAAATATCCTTACCCTTAAGCAGATTTTAGCTACAAAACTTCAGGAGCATAACAATGCCATGCTTTATGAGCAGTTTAGAGATAAAATCGGGGAAATTGTTGTAGGAGAGATCCACCACATCCGTCACAAACATGTGATCTTATTGGATGATGAGGGGAATGAATTCATTTTGCCAAAAGAAAACCAGATCCCATCCGATTTCTTTAAAAAAGGAGAAAATATCAGAGCTATTGTAGAAACAGTAGATTTTAAAGGATCTAAGCCGCAGATCATTATTTCCAGAACCGCTCCTAAATTCCTGGAGAAATTATTAGAGCTGGAAATTCCTGAAATTCAGGACGGAACCATCATGCTTAAAAAAGTAGTGAGAATTCCGGGTGAAAAAGCGAAGATCGCAGTAGATGCTTATGACGACAGAATTGACCCTGTTGGTGCTTGTGTGGGTGTTAAAGGATCCAGAATTCATGGCGTTGTAAGAGAGTTGAGAAATGAAAACATCGATGTTATTCAATGGTCTAAAAATCCAGAGATCTTAGTAAAAAGAGCTTTAGGAAACGTTACGATCAATAAGATTGATATCAATGAGGAGCAGAACTATGCATTAGTATATACTCCGGTTGAAGAGATCTCTAAAGTGATTGGTAAGCAGGGACAGAATATCAGACTGGCTTCTTGGTTGACAGGTTATGAAATTGATGTATACAGAGAGTCCAGCGAGGATGACGACGTTGAATTGAGAGAATTTAATGACGATATCGAGCAGTGGATTTTGGATGAATTTAAGAAAGTAGGTCTTACTACTGCGAAATCAGTATTGGATAAAGATACCGAGAGTCTTTTAAATATGGTTGACCTTGAAGAGGAGACAATTGAAGAGGTAAAACGTATTCTGAGAGAAGAATTTGAAGATTAA
- the rimP gene encoding ribosome assembly cofactor RimP, with protein sequence MEFRKRIEELLNEFLETRKDLFLIDLKISAGDDITVILDGDNGVTLQDCLDASRAVEFNMDREEHDFSLQVMSAGLSEPLSAPRQFKKNIGREIEVLLADSSKIEGELAKVDDDKITLILRYRKPKDIGKGKVDVEEEKEIPYSEIKKALVVIKF encoded by the coding sequence ATGGAGTTTAGAAAAAGAATTGAAGAATTATTAAATGAATTCCTCGAAACCAGAAAAGATTTATTTCTTATTGATTTAAAGATTTCTGCAGGGGATGATATTACTGTGATTTTAGATGGAGACAATGGAGTTACCCTGCAGGACTGTCTTGATGCAAGCCGTGCAGTAGAATTCAATATGGATCGTGAAGAGCATGACTTTAGTCTTCAGGTGATGTCTGCGGGATTAAGTGAACCACTGTCTGCTCCAAGACAGTTTAAGAAAAATATAGGAAGAGAAATTGAAGTGCTTTTAGCAGATTCTTCCAAAATTGAAGGCGAACTTGCCAAAGTGGATGATGATAAAATCACCCTTATTTTACGCTACCGAAAGCCGAAAGATATCGGAAAAGGGAAAGTGGATGTAGAGGAGGAAAAAGAAATTCCTTACTCTGAGATAAAGAAAGCATTAGTAGTAATTAAATTTTAA
- a CDS encoding ABC transporter permease — MNEPQQKWTETIEAEHSLFDLKLKEVWRYKDLVYMFVKRDFVSSFKQTILGPIWFFINPILTTIVYLVIFGRIAKLPTDGAPPLLFYLAGVTLWNYFSGSLLATSYTFSGNSGIFGKVYFPRLVTPLSIVISNLMRFGVQFLLFITVWAYYWSQGKVHPNIWVLATPFLIILMALFSLGAGMIFSSLTTKYKDLSMLLGFGVSLYMYATPVIYPVSSLQGIFRKLTYYNPLTGIFECFKYAWLGVGDFSPVMLGISTGIILILLMIGIVVFNRVEKTFMDTV; from the coding sequence ATGAACGAACCACAGCAAAAGTGGACAGAAACGATTGAAGCTGAGCATTCTTTATTCGACCTTAAGCTTAAAGAGGTCTGGAGGTACAAGGATCTTGTTTATATGTTTGTTAAAAGAGATTTTGTCTCCAGCTTCAAGCAGACTATTCTGGGCCCTATCTGGTTTTTTATCAATCCCATTTTAACAACTATTGTTTATCTTGTCATTTTCGGCAGAATAGCCAAACTTCCCACAGACGGTGCTCCACCACTTCTTTTTTATCTGGCAGGAGTTACACTCTGGAACTATTTTTCAGGATCATTGCTTGCAACTTCCTATACTTTTTCGGGAAACTCCGGAATCTTTGGTAAGGTGTATTTCCCCCGGCTGGTTACACCGCTTTCTATTGTTATTTCCAATCTGATGCGGTTCGGAGTTCAGTTCCTTTTATTCATTACCGTTTGGGCTTATTACTGGTCTCAGGGAAAAGTACATCCTAACATCTGGGTTCTTGCCACACCATTTCTCATAATTCTTATGGCACTTTTCTCACTAGGCGCAGGAATGATTTTTTCCTCGCTTACAACGAAATACAAGGACCTCAGTATGCTGCTTGGCTTTGGAGTAAGCTTATATATGTACGCTACTCCTGTAATATATCCGGTATCTTCGCTTCAGGGTATATTCAGAAAATTAACTTATTACAATCCTTTAACAGGTATTTTTGAATGCTTTAAATACGCATGGCTCGGCGTGGGAGATTTCTCTCCGGTAATGCTGGGAATCAGTACAGGTATCATTCTTATCCTTCTGATGATAGGAATCGTGGTCTTCAACAGGGTTGAAAAAACGTTTATGGATACTGTATAA